TTTTATCTTCTGGTATTTTATCTTCTGGTATAAGGTTTGCCGTACTAAAAAAGCTCATCAAACCACAAACTAGTAGTACACAACATAAATAAATATTTTTCATTTGATGCTATACATCCTTTTTGATAACCCTTAAGGTTTAACTTTATCACTCTTAGCAAAGTAACAAAATGACTGACTTCATTATAACCAAAGAAAACAATGGTGTATTTATTATTATTTTAAATCGTTTTGAGAAAAAAAACGCACTAAATAACCTGAGATCTGGATAAGGTGCGGCATTTTAAGCACTCATAATGGACTGTTCCCTATCCGATAACTTAATACACGGCTTTTGTCTTTTTAAACAATAAGCAACTATTCCTGAAATTACATTAAGCATAAAACCTGTTTCACTACGATGGCGGCTGTGCTCTATTTGAGATATGTTTTTAAGTTGATCATTCACTGTCTCTATTATGTATCTCTTTGATAGCATTGCCCGATCAAAGGCTGATATTACTTTAGCTTTCATATTTTTTCGCACGGTCGTCACTAAGTCAATATCTGATTCCTTTAATGTCTGGCTCAAGTTTTTTCCAATGTATCCCTTATCTGCATATAGCTTACCAGTAAGATTTTTACATAAGTCAGGTATTGGAGTTCGGTCATTTGTATTGCCCGGCGTAATATTCAAAGCAAGGATTTCACCTTTATGATTAATCAATAGATGAAGCTTAAAGCCGAAAAACCAGCCCATTGTTCCTTTTCCTCGCTTAGCCGTATCTGCAAATACACGGTTACGTGGAATACGGATATTGTGACATACCTTTAGGCTTGTAGAATCTACAAATGCAATTCCTGTTGGCTCACCTTTCACCGTTTGAAAGTAAGCACACATTGGTACAATAAGATCTGACATTGTATTGATGAAACGAGTGTAGCTGAGCAGCTCTGGGAAATCATCAGTCCAGTATCGTTGGACTAAACCAATATAGAAGTTTTTGAAATCTCTATGATTTGACTGATGAAATGCAATCATAATGCTCATTCGCTCGCTGGTAGACATTTTCGAACTACGTCTACGCTTGCGAGTACCGTCTGATAGCAATTGTGCTTCCCATTTAGGTGAAAATTGATGACAAAAATCATCGACATCACAAAATATTTCCACTAAATTATCCATCTGCCCACCTTATTTGCTTTCAAATCGTTTCTTGGTCGAAAGATCTGATCGCTAGGTGGGTATTTAGTTCAATTTTTTATCTTCTTATCCAGAATTGAGGTTAAATAAGCTAATGTACCAAGAACTTTGCCAACACTTTGACTATGCTAAAAATAATAAGGCAATTAACTGCATTTTAATACGCGGTAATGAAAAATGCTTTTGTGCAGGTAATGATCTACAAGACTTTATTGAAAGCGCGCAAGGTGATTCACTTGTTGCCCTCGATTTTGTCAAAATACTCAGTGAATTTAATAAACCTATTATTGCCGCAGTAGCGGGTGATGCAGTGGGTATTGGAACAACATTACTACTACATTGCGACATGGTTATTGCAGCTAACAACGCTAAATTCAAACTCCCTTTTACGCAATTAGGTTTATGCCCAGAAGCTGGTTCTAGCTTCTTATTAACACGATTAATTGGTCAAAACCGTGCCTTTGAATTAATGGTACTTGGTAACACTTTTTCAGCTGAGCAAGCGTTAGAGTATGGTATAGCTAATCAAGTTTGTTCACCTGATGAGCTATTATCAATTAGTGAAGGAATTGCGAATACTATCGCAAACCTGCCAAGCGATGCAGTAATGACAAGTAGAAAGCTTATTCGCCAGGCGAGTCAATCACAGTTATCACAAGTCATAGTAAATGAAGGTCATGAATTCTCGCGCTTGGTTAACACACCTGAATGCAAAGCTATTTTAGGAAAGTTTTTTAACTAACATTGGCTAGTTTTTTAACGGCTTTCTTAATTTTTTTTGCTAAAGACTTTACTTGATCTTCTAGCTCTTCATCATCTTGATATTCCACCATGGCTATAACATCTTTAGCTTTGCCTGGTTGGTTATCATCAAAATAAAGTTGAGCTAAACGATACCGTCCCCATTGCTGATATTGATCAGTTTTCAATGAAAACAACTGCTCTAACGC
The sequence above is a segment of the Colwellia sp. 20A7 genome. Coding sequences within it:
- a CDS encoding IS982 family transposase is translated as MDNLVEIFCDVDDFCHQFSPKWEAQLLSDGTRKRRRSSKMSTSERMSIMIAFHQSNHRDFKNFYIGLVQRYWTDDFPELLSYTRFINTMSDLIVPMCAYFQTVKGEPTGIAFVDSTSLKVCHNIRIPRNRVFADTAKRGKGTMGWFFGFKLHLLINHKGEILALNITPGNTNDRTPIPDLCKNLTGKLYADKGYIGKNLSQTLKESDIDLVTTVRKNMKAKVISAFDRAMLSKRYIIETVNDQLKNISQIEHSRHRSETGFMLNVISGIVAYCLKRQKPCIKLSDREQSIMSA
- a CDS encoding enoyl-CoA hydratase-related protein, which encodes MYQELCQHFDYAKNNKAINCILIRGNEKCFCAGNDLQDFIESAQGDSLVALDFVKILSEFNKPIIAAVAGDAVGIGTTLLLHCDMVIAANNAKFKLPFTQLGLCPEAGSSFLLTRLIGQNRAFELMVLGNTFSAEQALEYGIANQVCSPDELLSISEGIANTIANLPSDAVMTSRKLIRQASQSQLSQVIVNEGHEFSRLVNTPECKAILGKFFN